The Arctopsyche grandis isolate Sample6627 chromosome 5, ASM5162203v2, whole genome shotgun sequence genome includes a window with the following:
- the LOC143911813 gene encoding CUE domain-containing protein 1: MASTMQLEFTQAMSDFKTMFPEMDDDVIEAVLRANMGAVDATIDQLLAMSTDNQNEKLRNEIEKDETGRPILKSPISQTDPVDKSSAPKESKSEQIPLRVQHSWKPPLLGPLPANFLRCPTGLADSSDNTDLEDEKIALFLQNEEFMAELRWNQDFLCALDKEQGHNTNKKGQDEEADFKERLKNMGKLSRKKFSQLTKVFTWQGSKRNATATGLLQEEASDDEDRPSQSHTSSAQK; this comes from the exons ATGGCATCTACTATGCAATTAGAATTCACTCAGGCAATGTCCGATTTCAAGACAATGTTTCCGGAAATGGACGACGACGTGATCGAAGCTGTCTTGAGGGCAAATATGGGAGCCGTAGACGCAACTATAGATCAATTACTAGCGATGAGCACGGATAATCAAAACGAAAAGCTGAGGAACGAGATTGAAAAGGACGAAACTGGACGGCCCATATTAAAATCCCCCATCTCCCAAACTGACCCTGTAGATAAATCTAGTGCTCCTAAAGAATCTAAAAG TGAACAAATACCGCTACGCGTTCAGCACAGTTGGAAGCCTCCGCTTTTAGGTCCGTTGCCTGCAAATTTTCTAAGGTGTCCGACGGGACTCGCAGACTCCTCTGATAATACTGATCTCGAAGATGAGAAGATTGCACTTTTTTTACAAAacgaagagtttatggcggagCTGCGTTGGAATCAAGATTTTTTATGCGCTTTAGATAAAGAACAAGGTCACAATACTAATAAGAAAGGACAAGACGAAGAGGCTGATTTCAAAGAAAGACTTAAAAATATGGGAAAAt TATCAAGGAAAAAATTCTCACAGTTAACGAAAGTATTCACATGGCAAGGTAGCAAACGAAATGCAACGGCTACTGGACTTTTGCAGGAAGAAGCGAGCGACGACGAAGATAGACCATCACAATCTCACACTAGTAGTGctcaaaaataa